One genomic region from Listeria monocytogenes encodes:
- a CDS encoding MurR/RpiR family transcriptional regulator, which translates to MLFLDKNLELNDTELDIYNYIVANLDKVVYMRIRDLATEAHVSTTTILRFCRKFGCNGFSEFRVKLQLYLEEQKLAQIDMADETTYIDFLKRTAQPEFKAQIQNAVEILRDRELVLFAGVGSSGVIAEYGAIYFSSLFTLALHIEDPLNHPFYHLSSKLSDKICMIAISVEGENEDIIRYIHQLKAQNCKVISITNSAKSTIARLSDANIAYYINKEMYQEANITSQLPALYTIENIAREIRTQLDKEKM; encoded by the coding sequence ATGCTTTTTTTGGATAAAAATTTGGAATTAAATGATACGGAATTAGATATTTATAATTATATTGTGGCGAATTTAGATAAGGTTGTTTATATGCGGATTCGTGATTTGGCGACGGAAGCGCACGTGAGTACGACGACAATTCTACGTTTTTGCCGAAAATTTGGTTGTAATGGTTTTTCGGAGTTTCGCGTGAAGCTGCAGCTTTATTTGGAAGAGCAGAAATTGGCGCAGATTGATATGGCGGATGAAACGACGTATATTGATTTTCTGAAACGCACGGCACAACCGGAGTTTAAAGCGCAAATTCAAAACGCGGTCGAAATTCTCCGTGACCGCGAACTGGTTTTATTTGCTGGGGTGGGTTCATCGGGTGTAATTGCTGAATATGGCGCGATTTATTTTTCGTCATTATTTACGCTGGCGCTACATATTGAAGATCCGCTTAACCACCCGTTTTACCATTTATCGAGCAAATTATCCGATAAAATTTGCATGATTGCGATTTCGGTGGAAGGGGAAAATGAAGACATCATCAGATATATTCACCAACTGAAAGCGCAAAATTGTAAAGTAATTTCGATTACGAATAGCGCGAAATCGACTATTGCGAGGCTCTCTGATGCGAACATCGCTTATTATATTAATAAAGAAATGTACCAGGAAGCGAATATCACGTCCCAACTACCGGCGCTATATACGATTGAAAATATTGCCCGGGAAATAAGAACACAGCTTGATAAAGAAAAAATGTAA